TCCGCAAGAACAAGTCAAGGGAGTAAAAGGGTCAGGACATCGTTACCAGGGTAGGGGAAGTTCTACTGGCAGGGGTGGCCGCAAACATCGACGCAGCACGCAGCAGGTGGTCGGCACGCGCTCCTCGGTGCGCCGGTTTGGCCGGCTACTTGAAGCCATCGGGGCTCCTCCAGTAGACTGTACAGGGTTCAAGAAAACCAGAAGGAGCCCACGATGGTTTACTACGGCGAATTGTACCGGCAACGTAAGAAGCAGGCAAGCATGATCGGCCGGGAAAAGCTAGTAGCAATTCATGCTCAGACCGGCAGTATCTCGGCAACCGCCCGACGCTGCAAGACCAGCCGGAATGTGGTCCGGAAATGGGTGCGGCGATTCGAGGCCGAAGGCTTGGCTGGACTGGGAGATAGGTCGCGTCGGCCTCGGCACAGCCCCAACCGGACTCCTGAGGCGGTGCAGGAGCGGATTCTGGCCGAGCGGGACAAGACCGGCAAGGGTCGCAAACGGCTGGCTTGGGAACTAGCGCTGAACGAATGGACCGTGCGTAATGTGCTCAGACAGCACGGCAGGTGTCGGAAGCGTAAGCTGCGGCACGTGCTCTACCCGGCAGTATGGGCTTGGGATGTGCGGGTGCCTTTCACTCTGGCCCAGGTGGATGTGAAGGACGTTTTGGACAAAGGTGCATTGGGTACGGCCAAGTACACGCGTTACATACGGTTAGGTCTGCCCCGGTATCAGTGGACGTTCTGTGAGGCGAAGACGCGATTTTGGCTGCTGGCATACAGCTATGAGCTGAATCAGAGTAATGGGCTGTTGTTTGTGGCACTGGTGATGGCTTGGGTGCGGTCGTATGGGATACAGACTGAGGTGAACTGGCAGGAAGACTGGGGCATGGAGTTTGGCGGGGACAATGCGGCGAAGCTTTTGGAGTTGGATCGGCAGTGGTATCGGCCGTACGGCGCGGTCCTGCGGCGAGCGCCGAAGGGGCGGAAAGGGTATCAGGGGCGGGTGGAGCGGAGCCATCGGACCGATGACGAAGAGTTCTACCTGTCGTTGCTGGAGCGCATCGGGAGCGTAGGCGAGTTTCTTGAGTATGCTGGGCGGTGGCAGTACTATTACAACGTGCGACGGCCACACTTCGGGCACGACATGAAGGGCAACACGCCGTTAGTGCAGTTGCGGAACAAAGGTGTTGCACTACCGGACACATTTGCC
The candidate division WOR-3 bacterium DNA segment above includes these coding regions:
- a CDS encoding helix-turn-helix domain-containing protein, which translates into the protein MVYYGELYRQRKKQASMIGREKLVAIHAQTGSISATARRCKTSRNVVRKWVRRFEAEGLAGLGDRSRRPRHSPNRTPEAVQERILAERDKTGKGRKRLAWELALNEWTVRNVLRQHGRCRKRKLRHVLYPAVWAWDVRVPFTLAQVDVKDVLDKGALGTAKYTRYIRLGLPRYQWTFCEAKTRFWLLAYSYELNQSNGLLFVALVMAWVRSYGIQTEVNWQEDWGMEFGGDNAAKLLELDRQWYRPYGAVLRRAPKGRKGYQGRVERSHRTDDEEFYLSLLERIGSVGEFLEYAGRWQYYYNVRRPHFGHDMKGNTPLVQLRNKGVALPDTFACFPMVLLDQHAELV